In the genome of Podospora pseudocomata strain CBS 415.72m chromosome 2 map unlocalized CBS415.72m_2.2, whole genome shotgun sequence, one region contains:
- the NRP1 gene encoding Asparagine-rich protein (ARP protein) (COG:A; EggNog:ENOG503NWY0), with protein MATPQQTPPFRTDRYVVIHVATTCDEHGVYVTKDSAEVIELGWILLDANSIDLHELHRESVLVKPVNTPITPLCSEFPPFSSRRCSIAISAALINFALLTVCLLASLTTLTWEHVRNAGTFRDAINRFDAFASEHLLSNDLDFVFVTLEAWDLRVQLPREARDKSVVLPPYLQHSRTFELRTEYQRWQQHHPESLPFGPSSLANICAALEVEPVQNSAPIKHNLPFHLQALAPASPRRAMDEAVTLTRVLRGLIKKSQPAHEHPGVLSQPMDARTDVRAFLSERSKILHMSGLPHDTTQSELESWFTQFGGRPIAFWTLRTPEQSKPTGSGFAVFSSHEEAAESLCMNGRALNEKAIEVSPSSSRVLDKAANILMPFPPSKNRPRPGDWTCPSCGFSNFQRRTACFRCSFPAVSTGPTGEMGYGYGYGPPAMMGPPPHHIGHHGHGGGHGGGRMGGSGVVPFRAGDWKCGNEVCGYHNFAKNQNCLRCGAGRATAAVVADSGYPSPMDAGSSYNMGHGSIGSAPGPGSFAGPGGFGSGAGYGQHFAGPQSTYALPSGIGGGAAPYPPLNTHFGPAPGSHSAGPFDSRAVETAFQSAGNGPASAGPGNNFYGQNENDPFAFLSSGMNNLSVSNQDARQNGGSAPPNKSPA; from the exons ATGGCTActccccaacaaaccccccctttcagAACCGACCGATACGTCGTGATCCACGTCGCCACCACTTGCGACGAGCACGGTGTCTATGTCACCAAGGACTCGGCCGAGGTCATCGAGCTCGGCTGGATCCTGCTCGACGCCAACAGCATCGACCTTCACGAG CTTCACCGCGAAAGCGTCCTTGTCAAGCCtgtcaacacccccatcacccccctttgCAGTGAGTTTCCGCCATTCTCGTCCCGCCGATGCTCAATTGCTatctcggccgccttgaTCAACTTTGCTTTGCTGACCGTCTGTCTACTAGCGAGCCTGACCACTCTCACGTGGGAACACGTCCGGAATGCGGGCACTTTCCGGGATGCCATCAACCGTTTCGACGCCTTTGCCTCCGAACACCTGCTCTCGAATGACCTTGACTTCGTTTTCGTCACGCTCGAAGCTTGGGACCTGCGCGTTCAGCTTCCCCGTGAGGCCCGTGACAAGTCCGTTGTGCTGCCCCCCTATCTTCAACACTCGCGCACCTTTGAGCTCCGGACCGAATATCAGAgatggcagcagcaccatcccGAGTCTCTTCCATTCGGCCCCTCGTCTCTGGCCAACATTTGTGCTGCCTTGGAAGTCGAGCCTGTCCAGAATAGTGCCCCGATCAAgcacaacctccccttccacctccaggCACTGGCCCCTGCCTCCCCTCGCCGCGCCATGGACGAGGCTGTGACTCTCACTCGTGTGCTGAGGGGTCTGATCAAAAAgtcccagccagcccacGAGCACCCTGGTGTTCTCAGCCAGCCCATGGATGCTCGTACCGACGTCCGGGCTTTCCTTTCGGAACGGAGTAAGATCCTCCACATGTCAGGCCTGCCCCACGACACCACACAGAGCGAGCTGGAAAGTTGGTTTACTCAATTTGGCGGTCGTCCCATCGCTTTCTGGACTCTGCGTACCCCTGAGCAGTCCAAGCCCACTGGCAGCGGCTTCGCCGTGTTTTCTTCCCACGAGGAG gcTGCCGAAAGTCTGTGCATGAACGGCCGTGCATTGAATGAAAAGGCCATCGAAGTCTCTCCCAGCTCTAGTCGCGTTCTGGACAAGGCGGCCAACATCCTCATGCCATTCCCACCCAGCAAGAACAGGCCTCGGCCCGGCGACTGGACCTGCCCGTCATGCGgcttctccaacttccaaAGACGCACGGCGTGCTTCCGTTGCTCGTTCCCTGCCGTTAGCACTGGTCCCACCGGCGAGATGGGCTATGGGTATGGATATGGCCCCCCGGCCATGATgggccctcctcctcaccacatTGGCCATCACGGACACGGTGGCGGACACGGCGGTGGCCGCATGGGCGGCTCTGGTGTCGTTCCTTTCCGGGCCGGCGACTGGAAGTGTGGCAACGAGGTTTGCGGTTACCACAACTTTGCCAAGAACCAAAACTGCCTTCGGTGTGGTGCTGGCCGCGCCACGGCTGCCGTGGTAGCTGACTCTGGATATCCTTCCCCGATGGATGCCGGGTCTTCGTACAACATGGGACACGGCTCGATCGGCTCTGCCCCCGGCCCCGGTTCGTTTGCTGGCCCTGGTGGTTTTGGCTCCGGTGCAGGCTACGGTCAGCACTTTGCTGGCCCCCAGAGCACGTACGCTCTTCCCTCTGGCATTGGTGGCGGCGCTGCCCCGTATCCTCCTTTGAACACTCACTTTGGACCCGCCCCTGGGTCTCACTCGGCTGGTCCCTTTGACAGCCGTGCCGTGGAGACGGCCTTCCAATCCGCTGGCAACGGGCCCGCTTCTGCCGGTCCTGGCAACAACTTCTACGGACAAAACGAAAATGACCCCTTCGCTTTCCTTTCCTCAGGCATGAACAACCTTTCGGTCAGCAACCAGGATGCCCGTCAGAATGGTGGCTCGGCGCCTCCCAACAAGTCCCCAGCCTAA
- a CDS encoding uncharacterized protein (BUSCO:EOG0926312D; EggNog:ENOG503NX3D; COG:S), with amino-acid sequence MRTDYDSQPSSSSSSSSYRAGWASNGSAFRRNKSNTETGNGNNNNNNNNNEDMYSSLHLRGGVPPDYFGHDREEVTRILIQALDDLGYADAAQIVSQQSGYEVESPNVAAFRAAVLEGRWDNAESLLWGPGGGGLGGLILAPGADRNSMRFRLRQQKFLELLEQGERNKALAVLRRELTPLCKDQPHIISTLSKYLMCQDQEDLRRKAEWDGAGGDSRRKLLRKLSESISPSVMLPEQRLAVLLNDLKNNQIEKCLYHTTTNPPSLYSDHRCEHSQFPTEVMVELDKQQGEVWQIRFSPNGERLATCGSAKGICIWNTQTFNHVRVINTHDAEVSNIAWSPDSTMLLSCSMDGQAKVWNTQTGELVVALEKFGEPVSSAGWLPDGRTFITGSLDKAKSLCEWDLSGSLLYNWTRRHRTEDLVVSANGEWLVAMDDRRGVHIYHIPRREYEVDLILESRLTSVSLSQDSKWLLVNTVDDEALLYDFGTKEVFQKYKGHTGGEVIIRAGFGGAGENLVISGSEDGNVFVWHRTTGQLVHKKMAHSPRVNSACWNPRDAGMYATCGDEGRVKIWTSPERARQWAAARAQSVPGQRSTTNGTSGGGPSRTGAANGWGLSGNGSGGAGGGPGGDGGNDEEDEEEEEGEEGEGEEEEEVGAHELA; translated from the exons atgAGAACTGACTACGATTCccaaccctcatcatcatcatcatcatcatcctacAGAGCCGGTTGGGCTTCCAACGGTTCAGCTTTTAGACGCAACAAAAGCAACACCGAAACCGGAAACggtaacaacaacaacaacaacaacaacaacgaggaCATGTACTCGTCCCTCCACCTCCGAGGCGGCGTCCCGCCAGATTACTTTGGTCACGACCGTGAGGAAGTCACGAGGATTCTTATTCAAGCTCTGGATGACTTAGGGTATGCCGATGCGGCCCAGATAGTCTCGCAGCAGTCGGGGTACGAGGTCGAGTCACCGAACGTGGCGGCTTTCCGGGCggcggtgctggaggggagaTGGGACAATGCGGAGAGCCTGCTTTGGGGgccggggggagggggactgGGAGGGTTGATTCTCGCTCCTGGGGCGGACCGCAACTCGATGAGGTTCAGACTTAGGCAGCAAAAGTTTCTGGAGCTTCTGGAGCAGGGCGAGAGGAACAAGGCGTTGGCGGTCCTGAGGAGAGAGCTGACGCCGCTTTGCAAGGATCAGCCGCATATTATCAGCACCTTGAGTAAGTATCTAATGTGTCAAGACCAGGAGGATCTGAGGCGCAAGGCCGAGTGGGATGGGGCCGGAGGGGATAGCAGACGgaagttgttgaggaagctATCTG AATCCATATCACCCTCGGTGATGCTCCCCGAACAGAGACTTGCTGTGCTTCTCAACGATCTGAAAAACAACCAGATAGAAAAGTGTCTCTATCACACGACGACAAACCCGCCGTCGCTCTACTCGGATCACCGGTGCGAGCACTCTCAGTTCCCAACCGAGGTCATGGTGGAGCTGGATAAGCAGCAGGGAGAGGTGTGGCAGATAAGGTTCTCGCCCAACGGCGAACGCCTCGCAACCTGCGGCAGTGCCAAGGGTATTTGCATCTGGAACACGCAGACGTTTAACCACGTGCGTGTGATCAACACGCACGACGCTGAGGTGTCCAACATTGCGTGGAGCCCCGACAGCACGATGCTTTTGAGCTGTAGTATGGATGGGCAGGCCAAGGTGTGGAACACGCAGACGGGGGAACTGGTCGTGGCGCTCGAGAAGTTTGGGGAGCCAGTCAGCAGTGCTGGGTGGCTGCCGGATGGGAGGACCTTCATTACTGGGTCTCTTGACAAGGCCAAGTCGCTGTGTGAGTGGGACCTGTCTGGAAGTTTGCTCTACAACTGGACCAGGCGGCATAGGACCGAGGACCTGGTCGTGTCGGCGAATGGGGAGTGGCTGGTGGCCATGGACGACAGGCGCGGCGTGCATATCTACCACATTCCTCGTCGGGAGTACGAGGTCGACCTGATACTGGAGAGCAGGCTCACTAGCGTCAGCCTGAGTCAGGACTCAAAGTGGTTGTTGGTCAACACGGTCGATGACGAGGCGCTGTTGTACGACTTTGGGACGAAGGAGGTGTTTCAAAAGTACAAGGGGCACACGGGGGGCGAGGTGATTATCCGGgcggggtttgggggagcGGGCGAGAACCTTGTGATCAGCGGGAGCGAGGACGGGAACGTGTTTGTCTGGCACAGGACGACGGGGCAATTGGTGCACAAGAAGATGGCGCATAGCCCGAGGGTGAATTCGGCTTGTTGGAATCCGAGGGATGCGGGGATGTATGCTACttgtggggatgaggggagggtgaaaat ATGGACGAGTCCTGAGCGGGCGAGACAATGGGCTGCTGCGAGGGCGCAGTCGGTTCCGGGGCAGAGGTCGACGACTAATGGGACGTCGGGTGGGGGGCCTTCTAGGACAGGTGCGGCGAATGGCTGGGGGTTAAGTGGGaatgggagtggtggtgctggtggggggcctggaggagatgggggtaatgatgaggaggatgaggaggaggaagaaggggaggagggggagggggaggaggaggaggaagtgggggCTCATGAGTTGGCTTAG
- a CDS encoding uncharacterized protein (EggNog:ENOG503P0N6) has translation MEGYLSVPPDRGTIIGRALWKPRYLVVGGPQRDRTAGIMRAPSNRSSAPRELFRVPSEGIYLSIYKSKDDQEPSQQYSINSITDCQVQMMAHRKQGPVLPTLVINIIPDPIADKLRKRRSSRTAGFTSNKDTGPAQLLFRTLDEQQLQQQQQQQQQQPRHNLQDWSRFIQQLIQPNMPPGRAPLSPVTPASPTFVNPFTRPRELSDSQRPGSGNAGPRPGFTRGHTTHSGRDRPVTFSDSPSLRSKRSDLSSATSSIQTHHMAFQNYTTMLPADLPSPATTVGEYQGEFIEGWTSAQGRSSALSSPVRERGSVSSGPTPLAPIMDAGTSPPGPRETILDRAFQMRRIPGSEREVPGEEKLTSLARFDALMRDMDDKRRQREAEDARRKAETAAAASASVSALDEQTGLKSAWDLDDDSSEYDDDDDDDSDGAFDEADLDGDRFSSHHSSAQRALNYISGRPDLRDRPHPPPRTHSIKTPLSYNHEALMALSSSSGVRPQTGYSGNRTRPGMSQRTHSQPQLATIIASSPSTALAEDSLSNLGPGSPPPLQRSQTEKRQSNSSAKRLSFSEFTKRLSSTSSLLLVQTNTSNTSSRGSNGEAADPPMPQSPPQSLHHLHPRAAPPAPLPPQSPTSMSERDRCGWRGSVGVFGAGEGGFL, from the exons ATGGAGGGATACTTGAGCGTGCCCCCGGATAGGGGCACGATCATTGGGAGGGCGTTGTGGAAG CCTCGATATCTGGTTGTGGGTGGCCCCCAGCGGGACCGGACGGCCGGTATCATGCGCGCGCCGTCCAACAGGAGCTCGGCTCCCAGGGAGCTGTTCAGAGTTCCATCCGAAGGCATCTATCTGTCGATCTACAAGTCCAAA GACGACCAAGAACCTTCACAGCAGTACTCAATCAACAGCATCACCGACTGTCAGGTGCAGATGATGGCCCATCGTAAACAAGGACCTGTCCTCCCGACTCTGGTCATCAACATTATTCCAGACCCGATTGCGGACAAGCTGCGGAAGCGACGCTCAAGTCGTACGGCTGGCTTCACGTCCAACAAGGACACAGGACCGGCACAGCTGTTGTTCCGTACCCTGGATGAGCAACAGctacagcaacagcagcagcagcagcagcagcagcccagACACAATCTCCAGGACTGGTCTCGCTTCATCCAGCAGCTCATTCAGCCCAATATGCCGCCAGGCAGAGCGCCCCTGAGCCCGGTCACGCCCGCTTCGCCAACATTTGTCAACCCTTTTACCCGTCCAAGGGAATTAAGCGACAGCCAGAGGCCAGGCAGCGGGAATGCTGGACCGCGACCCGGATTCACCAGGGGCCACACGACGCACTCTGGGCGCGACCGCCCTGTGACTTTCTCGGATTCTCCAAGTCTGCGATCCAAGCGAAGTGATCTTTCGTCGGCCACGAGCTCGATTCAGACGCACCATATGGCTTTCCAGAATTACACCACTATGCTCCCGGCCGACCTCCCGTCCCCGGCCACCACCGTTGGCGAGTACCAGGGCGAGTTTATCGAGGGGTGGACTTCGGCACAAGGGCGGTCCTCGGCTCTCAGCTCACCGGTGAGGGAACGGGGGAGTGTCAGTTCGGGCCCAACACCACTTGCGCCCATTATGGATGCCGGTACATCGCCTCCAGGGCCACGGGAAACCATTCTGGACCGTGCTTTCCAAATGCGGCGCATTCCCGGCTCGGAACGTGAAGTTCCTGGCGAGGAGAAACTGACTTCATTGGCCCGATTTGATGCTCTTATGCGAGACATGGATGACAAAAGGAGGCAGCGAGAAGCTGAGGATGCCAGGCGGAAGGCAGAGACAGCCGCCGCGGCTTCAGCGTCAGTTTCAGCCCTGGACGAACAAACTGGGCTGAAAAGCGCTTGGGACTTGGATGATGATTCCTCGGAAtatgacgacgatgatgatgacgatagCGATGGGGCATTTGATGAGGCGGATTTGGACGGTGACCGGTTTTCATCCCACCACAGTTCGGCTCAGCGGGCCTTGAATTACATTTCTGGACGACCAGACCTACGAGACCGACCTCACCCGCCACCAAGAACTCACTCGATCAAGACCCCGCTTAGCTATAACCATGAGGCTCTAATGGCATTGTCATCGAGTAGCGGTGTTCGACCCCAGACAGGCTACTCTGGCAACCGGACGAGGCCAGGCATGTCTCAAAGAACACACTCCCAACCACAGCTGGCGACCATCAttgcctcttctccctcaacggcGCTGGCCGAGGATTCACTGTCCAACCTCGGCCCCGGctcgccccctcctctgCAACGAAGCCAGACGGAAAAGCGGCAATCCAACTCGAGCGCCAAACGCCTGAGCTTTAGCGAGTTCACCAAGAGGCTGAGCAGCACGAGCAGCTTGTTACTGGTCCAGACCAACAcaagcaacaccagcagccGGGGGAGCAACGGCGAAGCGGCCGATCCTCCCATGCCGCAATCACCACCTCAGagtcttcaccacctccatccccggGCTGctccaccagcacccctGCCACCGCAGTCGCCAACTTCGATGAGCGAGCGTGATCGCTGCGGATGGCGCGGCAGCGTCGGTGTCTTCGGTGCTGGCGAGGGGGGGTTTCTCTAA
- a CDS encoding uncharacterized protein (EggNog:ENOG503P43B) encodes MSAIDLEDNDWVDDVQDLDFFDDDDDDWDLDDLIANPQNEAQRIYFDNVVAREERTEEEIEALGIRPDVPSIVLHMTRWEEEARSVVANGRTIPTVSNLSDRVRLVYHGRPKEFASSDEEESEDEAAVLGKNEEEFEATWESQLIEHGLENNNPLLQREYRAIARERFLSLKQSIKTWQKAQRAPKRPKPTIDLLSTLCTTPELLIEVCKHLRPKDLVNLHALHRGFHNTLNHNMRKFVFAWSRHMAPVASRIYSSPVYAHWFIPDPLGRKCTRSDHEISLPRPGQACLGEDDMHVNCDGSKTRLVPGLLWLQHVVQREARVRDILAVLARHGHRTLPETDATLQKIWLALECPTNRMRLTLFCNESFLTDDDLYRFQLFFVKLVLLFNDPVFGPGSTVLARLFMGQRGLSPLWKFLRRKGYTTEAGIHQLKLRYDVPPKNREIWSGEPVMGVQIYDMGVGQFEGWEKGGTEILMRPEELVVMEGGRRGLGAMCGWECLFGMMTYGHVDYETGDNLVPSLEEMYMSDEDEEEKTGLERVAGLHENEIVNGECGNVPFERGMWQPKHARKVRWKELTDEEREEMIKEEEREMARKERVNKGMDMYRLARRKLEDVYNITAMGFKGKKFKIKVPDPKVDWKEETAEIHRQVLFRMKAAMAAATVVSSDESESPSRATKLPRLEDVGVVNDQVVEAAPGNMDDDRDTNMDQDMAESVDKDMDVEMEIIDPDHNMGEDEGYDAESEEFDDEGWEEFEDDKMEIDSPPFTVVLRPAPPPPPPPPPPPLQSPPPPALADVINHDNHLDTIWSSPPNSDPPNPASFNALPISEQYPILFGPELPSSQNLSPSHGAHAISQATTHLPPEQHLWDPSNITLHQHSPPDANSSSDLDFNDSELETIPIPPEEISTFMSGQYMTPPPPPSNSDSFGTPPRLPPHPHPPQNHPLAIPPQPQPEQPPTPLPRNSTI; translated from the exons ATGAGTGCCATCGACCTCGAAGACAACGACTGGGTTGATGACGTGCAGGATTTGGATTTCtttgacgatgacgatgacgactgGGATTTGGACGacctcatcgccaacccgCAAAATGAGGCCCAGCGGATCTATTTCGACAACGTTGTCGCTCGCGAAGAGAGAACAGAGGAAGAGATCGAGGCCCTTGGTATCCGGCCCGATGTCCCTTCCATCGTCCTCCACATGACCcgctgggaggaggaggctcgCTCGGTTGTTGCCAACGGGAGAACCATCCCTACCGTGTCTAACCTTTCCGACAGAGTCCGGCTCGTCTACCACGGCCGTCCCAAGGAATTCGCCTCCTCTGACGAGGAAGAGTCCGAAGATGAGGCAGCCGTCCTTGGCAAGAACGAAGAGGAGTTTGAAGCCACCTGGGAGTCACAGCTGATCGAGCACGGCCTcgagaacaacaaccccttgCTGCAGAGGGAATACCGCGCCATCGCGAGGGAACGTTTCCTCTCCCTGAAGCAATCGATCAAAACCTGGCAAAAGGCACAACGAGCCCCCAAACGTCCCAAACCGACCATCGACCTGCTGTCAACCCTCTGCACGACCCCCGAGCTCCTCATCGAAGTCTGCAAGCACCTCCGCCCCAAAgacctcgtcaacctccACGCCCTCCACCGCGGCTTccacaacaccctcaaccacaacATGCGCAAGTTTGTCTTTGCCTGGTCCCGGCACATGGCCCCTGTGGCCTCGAGGATCTACTCGTCCCCCGTCTACGCCCACTGGTTCATCCCCGACCCCCTCGGCCGAAAGTGCACCCGCTCCGACCACGaaatctccctcccccgaccGGGCCAGGCCTGTCTGGGGGAAGACGACATGCACGTCAACTGCGACGGGAGCAAAACCCGTCTTGTACCAGGCCTTCTCTGGCTGCAGCACGTGGTGCAGAGGGAGGCCCGCGTGCGTGAcatcctcgccgtcctcgccaGACACGGTCATCGCACGCTCCCGGAAACGGACGCCACCCTCCAAAAGATCTGGCTAGCGTTAGAGTGCCCTACCAACAGGATGAGACTCACCCTCTTTTGCAACGAGAGCTTCCTCACCGACGATGATCTGTACCGCTTCCAGCTGTTTTTTGTAAAGTTGGTCCTCTTGTTCAACGATCCCGTCTTTGGGCCGGGGTCGACTGTTCTGGCGAGGTTGTTTATGGGGCAAAGGGGGCTGAGTCCGCTGTGGAAgtttttgaggaggaaggggtacACCACCGAGGCGGGGATACATCAGCTGAAGCTGAGGTATGACGTGCCGCCGAAGAATAGGGAGATATGGAGTGGGGAGCCAGTGATGGGGGTGCAGATTTATGACATGGGGGTCGGGCAGTTTGAGGgatgggagaagggggggaccGAGATTCTCATGAGgccggaggagctggttgttatggagggggggagaagggggctgGGGGCGATGTGCGGGTGGGAGTGTTTGTTTGGGATGATGACGTATGGACATGTCGACTACGAGACTGGGGATAATCTGGTGCCGagtttggaggagatgtacatgagtgatgaggacgaggaggaaaagactGGGCTGGAACGAGTGGCGGGGTTGCACGAGAATGAGATTGTCAACGGGGAGTGCGGGAATGTGCCCTTTGAGAGGGGGATGTGGCAGCCCAAGCATgcgaggaaggtgaggtggaaggagttgacggacgaggagagggaggagatgatcaaggaagaagagagggagatggcgaggaaggagagggtgaacAAGGGGATGGATATGTAtaggttggcgaggaggaagttggaggaTGTGTATAACATTACGGCTATGGGGTTTAAGGGGAAGAAGTTTAAGATCAAGGTGCCGGATCCGAAGGTGgactggaaggaggagacggctgAGATTCACCGGCAGGTTCTGTTCAGGATGAAGGCTGCTATGGCGGCGGCTACGGTGGTGTCTAGTGATGAGTCGGAGTCTCCATCTAGGGCCACGAAGCTGCCCAggctggaggatgttggggttgtgaaCGATCAGGTCGTTGAGGCTGCGCCTGGGAACATGGACGATGATAGGGACACTAACATGGACCAGGACATGGCCGAGAGCGTGGATAAGGATATGGACGTGGAGATGGAAATCATTGACCCAGACCATAACATGGGCGAAGACGAAGGCTACGACGCTGAGTCGGAAGAGTTTGACGACGAAGGCTGGGAGGAGTTCGAGGATGACAAAATGGAAATCGACAGCCCCCCTTTCACTGTTGTTCTCcgtccagcaccaccaccac ctcctcctcctcctcctcctcctcttcagtccccccctcccccagccctAGCCGACGTCATCAaccacgacaaccacctcgacaccatctggtcctcaccccccaactctgaccccccaaacccagcctCATTCAATGCCCTTCCCATATCAGAGCAGTACCCCATTCTATTCGGCCCTGAGCTCCCTTCCTCACAAAACCTATCCCCCTCTCACGGCGCCCACGCCATCAGTCAAGCGACcactcacctcccccccgaaCAGCACCTCTGGGATccctccaacatcaccctccaccaacacTCCCCCCCAGacgccaactcctcctccgacctCGACTTCAACGACTCTGAACTCGAgaccatccccatcccccccgaAGAAATTAGTACCTTCATGTCAGGCCAATACatgacaccaccacccccaccctcaaaCTCGGACTCATTCGGCacccccccccgcctcccccctcatcctcatcctcctcagaaccaccccctcgccatccctccccagccccaacccgAACAACCCCCCACTCCACTTCCCCGGAATAGCACCATTTGA
- the HAT2 gene encoding Histone acetyltransferase type B subunit 2 (EggNog:ENOG503NV7T; COG:B): MAPTEVVNDVDVNMEEEDEDEKMQQKLINEEYKVWKKNSPFLYSMILSTALEWPTLTTQWFPDVKDVPDKNYTTHRLLLGTHTAEGKPNYLQIADVEVPKPVKPSARDYDEDRGEIGGHGNLGGSGEPHVIKMTITQKIDHPGEVNKARYQPQNPDIIATLAVDGRVLIFDRTKHSLQPTGTPNPQLECIGHTQEGFGLDWSPDKPGWLATGSEDNTVMVWDLNSYSGTDKKVRPWRKYTHHSHVVNDVQYNPITPSWIGTVSDDVTMQVIDIRTADSTKAAAVARDGHSDAINAIAWNPKVNYLVATASADKTIGIWDLRNLKAGKIHTLEGHNDAVTSLAWNPIDHAILGSGSYDRRIILWDISLIGDEQTPEEAEDGPPELLFMHGGHTNHLADFSWNKNIPWLVCSAAEDNLLQIWQPTKSIISPPNQEMEMNEMGSADGTSIP, translated from the exons atggctcCCACCGAGGTTGTCAACGACGTGGACG TCAAtatggaggaagaggacgaggacgagaaaaTGCAGCAAAAACTCATCAACGAGG AGTACAAGGTCTGGAAGAAGAACAGTCCATTCCTCTACAGCATGATCCTCAGCACAGCGTTGGAGTGGCCGACACTgaccacccagtggttcccCGACGTTAAAGACGTTCCAGACAAGAATTACACGACCCATCGCCTGCTTCTGGGAACACATACTGCAGAGGGCAAGCCAAACTACCTCCAGATCGCCGACGTCGAGGTGCCAAAGCCGGTCAAGCCTAGCGCTCGCGACTACGATGAGGACCGCGGCGAGATTGGCGGACATGGAAACTTGGGCGGATCTGGCGAGCCGCATGTGATCAAGATGACGATTACGCAAAAGATCGATCACCCGGGCGAAGTCAACAAGGCGCGATACCAACCTCAAAATCCCGACATCATCGCCACGCTCGCTGTCGACGGGAGGGTGCTCATTTTCGATCGGACCAAGCACAGCTTGCAGCCAACGGGAACCCCCAATCCCCAGCTCGAGTGCATTGGTCACACGCAGGAAGGTTTCGGTCTGGACTGGAGCCCAGACAAGCCTGGCTGGTTGGCGACCGGTAGCGAAGACAATACCGTTATGGTTTGGGATTTGAACTCGTACAGCGGCACTGACAAGAAGGTGAGGCCTTGGCGCAAGTACACCCACCACAGCCATGTCGTCAACGATGTCCAGTACAACCCAATCACCCCGTCCTGGATCGGCACCGTATCAGACGATGTGACGATGCAAGTCATTGACATCCGCACCGCTGACAGCACCAAGGCGGCAGCCGTTGCCCGCGATGGCCACAGCGATGCCATCAATGCCATCGCCTGGAACCCCAAGGTCAACTACCTCGTCGCCACCGCCTCGGCTGACAAGACGATTGGTATCTGGGATCTCCGAAACCTCAAGGCCGGCAAGATCCAcacgctcgagggccacaACGACGCGGTTACCTCTCTGGCCTGGAACCCAATCGACCACGCCATCCTCGGCAGTGGAAGCTACGACCGCCGGATTATCCTCTGGGATATCAGCCTTATTGGTGACGAGCAAACAcccgaggaggctgaggatgGACCGCCGGAGCTTCTGTTCATGCACGGCGGCCACACTAACCATCTGGCCGACTTTAGCTGGAACAAAAACATCCCCTGGCTCGTCTGCAGCGCGGCCGAGGACAACTTGCTGCAGATCTGGCAGCCGACCAAGAGCATCATCTCGCCGCCGAaccaggagatggagatgaacGAAATGGGGAGCGCCGACGGAACATCTATCCCCTAG